In Methanobrevibacter millerae, the genomic window GCAGCAATCGAGATATCAAAAATGGAAAATAAGGATGTGACGGAAGTTGTCGATGCGATTTCCCAATTGTCCCTTGAGGATACGATGAAACTGGGAATGCAATTTAAAAGATTTCCTTTAGGCTGTGATTTGACCGAAGTTGTTGCAGGAACATGCGCTTCTGATTTGGAGTTAATGGATTTGCTTGGAAACTGCAGGCTGGCGGATATGATTGGCGCACCTATCCATATCTGCGCATATGCATTTTCCGATATAGGTGAGAAGTTTGGAATGCGCGGAGTCGAAGTAATGCAGAAGGTTCATGATATCGTTGACGTGCCACTGGATTTGGATCATTTTGGAGAAAACGGGGCCATGAGGCTTCCTAAACATATCAGCGGATGCGGAGGAGAATGCTACAACAAGGGACCTGCATTTACCGAATGTCCTAGAGGAAGGATTCATGAAAGGCTCATTGATAAGGAACTGGAGCAAAAGCCCGACAAGGAAGACTGGGTAAAGCTGTCATCATCAGTTGCCGTCAATGTGACCTCCGAACAGACTGGCGACGGCCATGCAGCACCGTTAAGGGAAGCTGAAGACATTGCAAAGCTGGCCAAAAAGTACGGCAGAGGACTGGAATCCATCATGTTTGTCGGTGACGGCTACGATGAAGTTATTACAGGATTTGAAAAGTCAATCGAAATCGGCGCAGACGTTATTGTAGTTGAAGGAGGTCCGTTCAACAGGTGCGAAAACACAACGGATTCCTTTGCAAAGACAATAGCTGCAGCCAGAATACTTGCTCCGGGAAAGGTCGTAGCAACCAACGGAGCTTATGAACATGAAGTCCGTGCGGGTCTGAGATCAGGATTGAACATGGTAATTACTGGTTTTCCTAAAAACCACCACGGATACATGTGCGGATTTGAGCCTGGAACGGCAAGAAGAGGCAAGTTCGGTCTTCCAAGAGTAATTCAAATCATCAATGAAGAGTTCCCTAACAGAGGATTGCCTGTCCAGAAGCATGATCTGCTTGCACTGGCCACTGCAGTCAAGATTGCAGGACCTGATTACATTTATCCTGCCAAAATAGGCTCATACGCAATCGGAGACGCCCATTGGGCAACGCTTGTCAGCTCCAATATGTATAAAAAAATTGAGTTAAAGCATACCCTTGATGAAATCGTAAGCCTCGCCGAAGGAAATACCATTGCATTGCACGGCGCCAGGTTCATATCATGGGTTATCGCCAAGGAATTGGATAATAAAGTTGATGAGATTATCCTTGCCGATACTGACCCTTGGGTACAAAACATCAGTGTTGACAACCTGCAAGAAGAATTGAACGCCACAATCATTCCGGCTGAAGACGATGTTTCCGCATCAAAAG contains:
- the hmdC gene encoding 5,10-methenyltetrahydromethanopterin hydrogenase cofactor biosynthesis protein HmdC; translation: MYDLIKEAIHDDAAAIEISKMENKDVTEVVDAISQLSLEDTMKLGMQFKRFPLGCDLTEVVAGTCASDLELMDLLGNCRLADMIGAPIHICAYAFSDIGEKFGMRGVEVMQKVHDIVDVPLDLDHFGENGAMRLPKHISGCGGECYNKGPAFTECPRGRIHERLIDKELEQKPDKEDWVKLSSSVAVNVTSEQTGDGHAAPLREAEDIAKLAKKYGRGLESIMFVGDGYDEVITGFEKSIEIGADVIVVEGGPFNRCENTTDSFAKTIAAARILAPGKVVATNGAYEHEVRAGLRSGLNMVITGFPKNHHGYMCGFEPGTARRGKFGLPRVIQIINEEFPNRGLPVQKHDLLALATAVKIAGPDYIYPAKIGSYAIGDAHWATLVSSNMYKKIELKHTLDEIVSLAEGNTIALHGARFISWVIAKELDNKVDEIILADTDPWVQNISVDNLQEELNATIIPAEDDVSASKEADFSIASSTMIPVKENILKKVPNALTIV